The following are encoded in a window of Dehalobacter sp. 12DCB1 genomic DNA:
- the uvrB gene encoding excinuclease ABC subunit UvrB translates to MEFQLRAPYSLSGDQPQAVDKLAEGVLAGKKHQTLLGVTGSGKTFTMASIIERVQKPTLVLAHNKTLAGQLYCEFKEFFPENAVEYFVSYYDYYQPEAYVPSNDLYIEKDASINEEIEKLRHSATAALFERRDVIVVASVSCIYGMGSPDEYRDMVLSLRQGQEIERNQMLRKLVEIQYDRNDTAFYRGTFRVRGDVVEVCPASTDEKAVRIEMFGDEIEHLYEVNLLTGEILGERKHISIFPNSHYVTERDKLMLAAENIEQELEERLAYFRSREKLLEAQRIEQRTRYDIEMLREMGYCNGIENYSRHLTFRKPGETPYTLLHFFSNDFLMFIDESHQTLPQVRGMYEGDRSRKSTLVEHGFRLPSAIDNRPLRFPEFEMVVPQRVYVSATPGPYEMEHCREVVEQIIRPTGLIDPEIIVKPTQGQIDDLIGEIRQRIVRDERILVTTLTKRMAEDLTDYLKQLNINVRYLHSDIQTLERLEILRELRLGEIDVIIGINLLREGLDLPEVSLVAILDADKEGFLRSERSLIQTVGRAARNVNGKVIMYADNMTESMKAAIGETNRRRAIQEEYNRTHGIIPQTIHKQIYEVPEATKVAEKKTAYGEKGVKLTPEEQEKTIQVLEEEMLKAARELDFERAADLRDAIIELKGEYAGMTRSSHSKSGKNYPSEKQNRSRKKRG, encoded by the coding sequence ATGGAATTTCAACTGCGGGCTCCTTATAGTCTTTCCGGAGATCAGCCCCAGGCAGTGGACAAGCTTGCTGAAGGCGTCCTTGCCGGCAAAAAACACCAGACGCTGCTGGGGGTTACCGGATCAGGCAAAACATTTACGATGGCCAGCATTATCGAACGCGTTCAAAAGCCCACCCTGGTTCTGGCACATAACAAGACGCTGGCCGGACAGCTGTACTGCGAGTTTAAGGAATTTTTCCCAGAGAATGCGGTTGAATATTTTGTCAGTTACTATGATTATTATCAGCCGGAAGCTTATGTTCCATCCAATGACCTCTATATTGAAAAAGACGCTTCTATTAATGAGGAAATAGAAAAGCTGCGGCATTCGGCCACAGCAGCTTTGTTTGAAAGAAGAGATGTCATCGTTGTTGCCAGTGTTTCCTGCATCTATGGTATGGGATCCCCGGACGAGTACCGGGATATGGTTCTGTCTTTGCGGCAGGGCCAGGAAATAGAGCGCAATCAGATGCTGCGCAAGCTGGTTGAAATCCAGTACGATCGGAATGATACTGCCTTTTATCGCGGAACTTTCCGGGTAAGAGGGGATGTCGTCGAGGTATGTCCTGCTTCTACGGATGAAAAAGCAGTCCGGATCGAAATGTTCGGCGATGAAATTGAGCATCTTTACGAGGTGAATCTTCTGACCGGTGAAATCCTGGGAGAAAGAAAACATATCTCTATTTTTCCGAACTCCCACTATGTTACCGAACGTGATAAATTAATGCTTGCAGCTGAAAATATTGAGCAGGAGCTTGAAGAGCGTCTGGCATATTTCCGCTCCCGGGAAAAGCTGCTGGAGGCTCAGCGCATTGAACAGAGAACTCGCTACGATATTGAAATGCTCCGAGAGATGGGATATTGCAACGGTATTGAAAATTATTCCCGGCATCTTACGTTTCGGAAACCAGGGGAAACACCCTATACCCTGCTGCATTTTTTTTCGAATGATTTTTTAATGTTCATTGATGAATCGCATCAGACGCTGCCTCAGGTCAGAGGTATGTACGAAGGGGACCGCTCGCGGAAAAGTACACTGGTGGAACATGGTTTCCGTCTGCCTTCAGCCATAGATAACCGGCCGCTGCGTTTTCCTGAATTCGAAATGGTTGTACCTCAAAGGGTCTACGTCAGTGCGACCCCCGGACCATACGAGATGGAGCACTGCCGCGAGGTTGTCGAGCAGATTATCCGGCCTACAGGCCTGATTGATCCCGAAATCATTGTGAAGCCCACTCAGGGGCAGATTGATGACCTGATCGGCGAGATCCGTCAGCGGATTGTCAGGGACGAAAGAATCCTCGTGACAACGCTGACTAAGAGAATGGCCGAAGACCTGACCGACTATCTGAAACAGTTGAATATTAATGTCAGATATCTTCATTCTGATATCCAAACCCTTGAGAGGCTTGAAATCCTAAGAGAACTCCGTCTCGGAGAAATCGATGTGATTATCGGAATTAATCTTTTAAGGGAAGGACTTGATCTGCCTGAGGTATCCCTTGTGGCGATTCTTGATGCTGATAAGGAAGGGTTCTTAAGATCGGAAAGGTCTTTGATCCAGACTGTCGGCCGGGCGGCACGTAATGTCAACGGAAAAGTCATCATGTATGCGGACAATATGACGGAATCCATGAAAGCCGCGATTGGTGAGACCAACCGTCGCCGGGCGATCCAGGAAGAATATAACAGAACACATGGAATTATCCCACAGACCATTCACAAGCAGATTTATGAAGTGCCTGAAGCGACGAAAGTTGCGGAGAAAAAGACGGCCTATGGGGAAAAAGGCGTCAAGTTAACACCTGAGGAACAGGAGAAAACTATTCAGGTCCTGGAAGAAGAGATGCTTAAGGCTGCCAGAGAACTGGATTTTGAACGCGCAGCTGATTTGAGGGATGCGATTATTGAACTGAAAGGAGAGTATGCTGGTATGACAAGGAGCAGTCACTCTAAATCCGGCAAAAACTATCCTTCCGAGAAACAGAACAGATCACGTAAAAAAAGAGGGTAA
- the uvrA gene encoding excinuclease ABC subunit UvrA, whose amino-acid sequence MTQDYIKVRGARVHNLKNVDVDIPRDKLVVITGLSGSGKSSLAFDTIYAEGQRRYVESLSAYARQFLGQMDKPDVDYIEGLSPAISIDQKTTSRNPRSTVGTVTEIYDYLRLLYARVGHPHCPNCGKEISQQTVQQMVDQLLSYPEKTRLQILAPVIKGKKGEHVRTLEQVRKSGYVRVRVDGEIRDLSEEILLEKNKKHSIDVVVDRISLKPDSTARLADSIETALKLAEGTVLVDIAGQEEILFSENFACPDCGIAIDEIAPRLFSFNSPFGACPSCTGLGANLEADIDLIISDRSKSINEGAIVPWAKSSSSYYPALLQGLAEKFEFSLDCPVKDLTPEQWQALVYGSDSPIKFSYYNVFDELKYWKAPFEGLVPYFNRRYKESTSDYVRNEIEGLMTERPCPACQGKRLKPEALAVKINRLSIYELTRLTVMESLDFFKKIVLSEKEQMIARQVLKEIRERLGFLVNVGLDYLTLDRAAGTLSGGEAQRIRLATQIGSSLTGVLYVLDEPSIGLHQRDNAKLLDTLKKLRDLGNTLLVVEHDEDTLLEADHIIDIGPGAGAHGGHIVAQGDLEAIKACEASITGQYQTGRKKIEVPAERRRPNGKWLEVVGAAQNNLKQLHAKFPLGVMTCVTGVSGSGKSTLVNEILFKGLQMELKISSKVRPGVYQELKGLEYVDKVIDIDQSPIGRTPRSNPATYTGLFDFIRDLFSQTPEAKIRGYKQGRFSFNVKGGRCEACRGDGIIKIEMHFLPDVYVPCEVCRGQRYNRETLEVSFKGKNIAEILDMTVAEAVEFFGAVPRIARKLQTLQDVGLGYIKLGQPATTLSGGEAQRVKLATELSRRSTGKTLYILDEPTTGLHVADVDKLLKVLQRLVEAGDSVLIIEHNLDVIKTADYIIDLGPEGGSRGGEIVAVGTPEEIAAVPASYTGQFLGKHLGI is encoded by the coding sequence ATGACCCAGGATTATATCAAGGTTAGGGGCGCCCGTGTTCATAACCTCAAAAACGTTGATGTCGATATTCCGCGGGACAAGCTCGTCGTGATTACCGGCCTGTCCGGCTCAGGAAAATCATCTCTGGCTTTTGACACCATTTACGCTGAAGGGCAAAGACGTTATGTTGAATCTCTTTCAGCTTATGCCCGCCAGTTTCTGGGGCAGATGGACAAACCGGATGTCGATTATATTGAAGGGCTATCACCCGCAATCTCCATTGATCAGAAGACGACCAGCCGCAATCCGCGATCAACCGTAGGAACGGTAACGGAAATCTATGATTATCTCAGACTGCTTTATGCGAGGGTCGGTCATCCGCATTGTCCGAACTGCGGTAAAGAGATCAGCCAACAGACCGTCCAGCAGATGGTAGATCAATTACTGAGCTATCCGGAGAAAACCCGTCTGCAGATTCTAGCACCGGTGATCAAAGGAAAAAAAGGAGAGCACGTCCGGACACTCGAACAGGTCAGAAAAAGCGGCTACGTCCGGGTGAGGGTGGACGGAGAAATCAGAGATCTCAGTGAGGAAATACTTCTTGAAAAAAACAAAAAGCACTCCATTGATGTGGTTGTCGATAGAATCTCCCTGAAGCCCGACAGCACCGCCCGGCTTGCCGACTCAATCGAGACTGCGCTGAAGCTCGCCGAAGGCACGGTTCTGGTTGACATCGCGGGTCAGGAAGAGATTCTGTTCAGCGAAAATTTTGCGTGCCCGGACTGCGGAATCGCAATCGACGAGATTGCTCCAAGACTGTTTTCTTTCAACAGCCCATTCGGGGCCTGTCCGTCGTGTACCGGACTCGGGGCGAATCTGGAAGCAGATATTGATCTGATTATCTCCGACCGCAGCAAGTCGATCAATGAAGGTGCAATCGTGCCGTGGGCGAAATCGAGTTCGAGCTATTATCCTGCCCTGCTGCAGGGGCTAGCCGAAAAATTCGAGTTCAGTCTGGATTGCCCGGTGAAAGATCTGACACCGGAGCAGTGGCAGGCCCTGGTCTATGGCTCTGATTCACCGATAAAATTCAGTTACTACAATGTCTTTGATGAATTAAAATATTGGAAAGCGCCTTTTGAAGGACTGGTTCCGTATTTTAACCGCCGATATAAGGAATCGACCTCGGACTATGTCCGGAATGAAATAGAAGGTCTGATGACAGAACGGCCTTGCCCGGCTTGTCAGGGCAAGAGGCTGAAACCGGAAGCGCTGGCTGTAAAGATTAATCGTTTATCCATCTATGAGCTGACCCGGCTTACCGTGATGGAGTCCCTGGACTTTTTTAAAAAGATTGTTCTAAGTGAAAAGGAACAGATGATTGCGCGCCAGGTTTTAAAAGAGATCAGGGAAAGGCTTGGTTTTCTGGTTAATGTCGGGCTGGACTACCTGACGCTGGATCGTGCCGCCGGGACTCTTTCAGGCGGGGAAGCCCAGAGGATCCGTCTGGCCACGCAGATTGGATCGAGTCTCACCGGCGTGCTGTATGTGTTGGATGAGCCAAGCATCGGTCTGCACCAGCGCGATAACGCTAAACTGCTGGATACGTTGAAAAAACTGCGGGACTTGGGGAACACGCTTTTGGTCGTGGAACATGATGAGGATACGCTCTTGGAGGCCGACCATATCATTGATATCGGCCCTGGTGCCGGAGCTCATGGCGGGCATATTGTGGCGCAGGGAGATCTGGAAGCGATTAAGGCGTGTGAAGCTTCGATTACCGGGCAGTATCAGACCGGTCGTAAAAAGATTGAAGTCCCGGCTGAACGGCGCCGGCCGAACGGAAAATGGCTTGAAGTAGTTGGTGCAGCCCAGAACAACCTGAAACAGCTTCATGCCAAATTTCCATTGGGTGTGATGACTTGTGTAACAGGCGTGTCCGGATCGGGCAAAAGCACGCTGGTCAACGAAATATTATTCAAAGGGCTTCAGATGGAACTCAAAATTAGCAGCAAAGTCCGTCCCGGGGTTTACCAGGAGCTCAAAGGGCTGGAGTATGTCGACAAGGTTATTGACATTGACCAGTCTCCGATCGGGCGTACACCGCGATCCAATCCGGCCACGTACACCGGACTATTTGATTTTATCCGGGACCTCTTTTCCCAGACGCCGGAAGCGAAAATCAGAGGCTATAAACAAGGCCGGTTCAGCTTCAATGTCAAAGGCGGACGCTGTGAGGCGTGCCGGGGAGACGGAATCATAAAAATTGAAATGCATTTTCTTCCGGATGTCTATGTCCCGTGTGAGGTATGCCGCGGGCAACGTTACAACCGGGAGACCCTGGAGGTAAGCTTTAAAGGGAAAAATATTGCGGAGATCCTCGACATGACGGTTGCTGAAGCGGTCGAATTTTTCGGGGCTGTACCTCGGATTGCTCGGAAGCTGCAGACGCTGCAGGATGTTGGCTTAGGCTACATCAAGCTTGGGCAACCGGCTACGACCCTTTCCGGGGGAGAGGCCCAGCGTGTTAAGTTGGCTACGGAGCTCAGCCGCCGCAGTACGGGGAAAACGCTGTATATTCTGGATGAACCGACGACCGGCCTGCACGTCGCCGATGTGGATAAGCTATTGAAGGTTCTGCAGCGCCTCGTTGAGGCGGGCGATTCCGTTTTGATCATTGAGCATAATCTGGACGTGATTAAAACCGCCGATTATATCATCGACCTCGGTCCCGAAGGCGGCAGCCGGGGAGGCGAGATTGTGGCAGTCGGTACGCCAGAGGAAATTGCCGCGGTTCCGGCCTCGTATACAGGACAGTTTTTAGGAAAACATCTGGGAATTTAG